A stretch of the Terriglobia bacterium genome encodes the following:
- a CDS encoding protein kinase: MERSREPTQSDLRPPNLITSRWTWACIGIASAKALVGIAGFAWGYTRGISSSTSPFPPGVFFALVLAYATAAGLLIFAGRRDSRAVNLGVVFLATAATFADFLIHRLFTLAPAIPDVAIASVLALQPSAFIAYFLWLFVRDFPRGEMPVPARGIFRVALRLSLVAGTVLFLASFLWETGLFTGSSTRFAFLASLLDRRSENNYYWLVLFALILPALLFAVWKARRGRVEERRRVGLFIAGIIIGSAPLLSITLLEVLIPAFRERMYVRSTMLLSGILVFPFLLSIPFTTTYSVLVHHVLDIRVIVRKAIQYALARYTILAVAGLPIMVLLAYLYGHRDETITKLLSGWRPLELVAGTGLGLIAYRFRRVVFDAIDRRFFREHYEAHHILAALVDSCREARSSQDLASRLSAEIDCALHVETLAILLLDESNRQFKPSSGRVRPLSLTTRLPGLIETGAQPLDVDLEDVNSPLRRLPLEDQQWLADGAFRLIVPIISSNGTAVGLLALGEKKSELPFSREDRLLLRAIGASAALVLENRLARTSSQGTAISPPPGLRTSMAGESGSAAEECAAKCRICFSIQPLQGERCSLCGGQLEPISLPYLLLGKFRLEKEVGAGGMGVVYRALDLALQRAVALKTLPTVSPDRSVSLRREARAMAAVMHPNLALIFGAETWRGIPILIFEFLEGGTLADRLMRERIELAEVIRLGITLAGVLDKIHSNGILHRDIKPSNIGYTIDYTPKLLDFGLARIMGDAPGEQRLRRAGIKASSSSTTVTVPMPGRDSLISRDGIAGTLRYLSPEAVNHKPPHVSFDIWSLSIVLFEAIAGRHPLAGTTASEALRMISLAKIPDIREFLPACQESLALFFRAALARDPARRPAHAVDLRAKLTELLRG; this comes from the coding sequence GTGGAAAGAAGCCGGGAGCCGACTCAAAGCGATCTGCGGCCGCCGAACCTGATCACGTCTCGTTGGACCTGGGCTTGCATAGGCATTGCCTCCGCGAAAGCCCTCGTGGGAATAGCCGGATTTGCCTGGGGCTATACCAGAGGGATATCCTCATCCACGAGTCCGTTTCCGCCGGGTGTTTTCTTTGCCCTTGTGCTTGCGTATGCAACGGCGGCCGGCCTGCTGATTTTCGCGGGGAGGCGCGACTCCAGGGCGGTCAACCTCGGTGTGGTGTTTCTTGCCACCGCGGCCACATTTGCCGACTTCCTGATCCACCGGCTTTTCACCCTCGCACCCGCAATTCCGGATGTGGCCATTGCTTCGGTCCTCGCACTGCAGCCTTCCGCCTTCATCGCCTATTTTCTTTGGCTGTTTGTGCGGGATTTTCCACGAGGGGAAATGCCGGTTCCGGCACGAGGCATTTTCCGGGTTGCGCTGAGATTGTCATTGGTTGCCGGCACGGTCCTGTTTCTGGCCAGCTTCTTGTGGGAGACCGGATTATTCACCGGCAGCTCAACCCGGTTTGCGTTCCTGGCGTCGCTCCTGGACCGTAGGTCCGAAAACAACTATTATTGGCTGGTTCTGTTCGCGCTGATACTGCCGGCGCTGCTTTTTGCCGTTTGGAAAGCCCGGCGAGGTCGCGTCGAGGAGCGCCGCAGGGTGGGGCTTTTCATCGCCGGCATCATCATCGGTTCCGCCCCCCTTCTGAGCATCACTCTGCTGGAAGTGTTGATCCCGGCTTTCAGGGAGCGCATGTACGTTCGCTCCACCATGCTCCTCAGCGGCATTCTGGTTTTCCCCTTTCTCCTGTCCATTCCGTTTACGACCACTTATTCCGTCCTGGTCCATCATGTTCTTGATATCAGAGTCATCGTCCGCAAGGCCATCCAATATGCGCTGGCGCGGTATACGATACTGGCTGTTGCCGGGCTCCCGATTATGGTGTTATTGGCGTATCTATACGGGCACCGGGACGAGACCATCACCAAGCTGCTGTCCGGCTGGCGGCCGCTCGAGCTTGTTGCCGGAACCGGGCTGGGGTTGATTGCCTACCGGTTTCGGCGAGTAGTCTTCGATGCGATTGACCGCCGATTCTTTCGTGAGCATTATGAGGCGCACCATATTCTCGCCGCGCTCGTCGACAGTTGCCGTGAGGCCAGGAGTTCCCAGGATCTGGCATCTCGACTCAGTGCTGAAATTGATTGCGCGCTTCACGTCGAGACTCTGGCGATTCTCCTTCTGGATGAGTCGAATCGCCAGTTCAAGCCTTCCTCTGGGAGAGTGCGACCGCTGAGTTTGACCACGCGCCTGCCGGGGCTGATCGAGACCGGGGCCCAGCCGCTGGATGTTGACCTGGAGGACGTGAATTCTCCGCTGCGGCGCCTCCCGTTGGAAGACCAGCAATGGCTGGCGGACGGCGCGTTCCGCCTGATTGTTCCTATCATCTCCTCCAACGGGACGGCAGTTGGCCTCCTCGCACTCGGTGAAAAGAAGAGCGAACTGCCCTTTTCCAGGGAGGACCGGCTTCTGTTGCGTGCGATCGGCGCTTCGGCCGCCCTGGTGCTGGAAAACCGGCTGGCGCGCACTTCCTCACAAGGTACGGCGATTTCGCCTCCTCCGGGACTGCGGACGTCAATGGCAGGCGAATCCGGATCTGCCGCGGAAGAGTGCGCAGCCAAATGTCGAATCTGCTTCAGCATCCAGCCGCTGCAGGGGGAGCGCTGCAGCTTGTGCGGCGGGCAGTTGGAGCCGATCTCGCTTCCGTATCTCCTGTTGGGCAAGTTCCGTCTCGAAAAGGAAGTGGGCGCCGGCGGCATGGGAGTTGTATATCGCGCGCTGGATCTTGCTCTTCAGCGCGCGGTCGCACTCAAGACCCTCCCGACCGTGTCGCCGGACCGATCCGTCAGCCTGCGCCGCGAAGCGCGGGCGATGGCGGCAGTCATGCATCCCAACCTGGCCCTGATCTTCGGGGCTGAAACCTGGCGGGGCATTCCGATACTGATCTTCGAATTCCTCGAGGGCGGCACGCTTGCCGACCGCCTGATGCGGGAGCGCATCGAGCTGGCTGAGGTCATCCGTCTCGGAATCACATTGGCCGGTGTGTTGGACAAGATCCATTCCAATGGGATTCTCCACCGCGACATCAAGCCCAGCAACATCGGGTACACGATCGACTACACTCCGAAACTGCTGGATTTCGGCCTCGCCCGGATTATGGGTGACGCGCCTGGGGAGCAGCGCCTCAGGCGGGCCGGCATCAAAGCATCCTCATCTTCCACCACAGTCACGGTTCCCATGCCGGGCCGGGATTCTCTGATTTCACGGGATGGCATCGCCGGGACGCTCAGATACCTCTCGCCGGAGGCGGTAAACCACAAACCGCCTCATGTCTCCTTCGATATCTGGAGCCTTTCAATCGTACTTTTCGAAGCCATCGCGGGAAGACACCCTTTGGCGGGCACCACGGCCTCGGAAGCTCTGCGGATGATCTCGCTCGCAAAGATCCCCGACATTCGCGAGTTCCTTCCCGCTTGTCAGGAGAGTCTGGCGCTATTTTTCCGTGCGGCACTCGCCAGAGATCCGGCGCGTCGCCCCGCGCACGCCGTGGATCTCCGGGCCAAACTTACAGAGTTGCTGCGCGGATGA
- a CDS encoding histidine kinase — protein MAETERGKLKVFIGYAAGVGKTYKMLEEAQALKSQHLDVVIGYFEPHGRKDTIAKTEGLEIVPRQAISYRGSVFEEMDTDAILARRPQICAVDEYAHTNVPGSERVKRWEDIEVLLSAGIHVLTTMNIQHLESLNDQIRQITGIRVRETIPDWVVNRADEIVIVDLTPRALLHRLERGVIYDREKAERARENFFRESNLVALRELALRETAHELEHRVVADGGMGSGEGQEGQQKRHKVVLLATADPQTAMLIRRAKRMSDFLAAECFAVAIQPSGDLSSLPDSDRDRIERHLNFARNLRIETRILEGKDVAPALVDFARRNQITQIFLARPSERVRVPWLSHHLVQRIVSLARDMQIVIVSERDPTPV, from the coding sequence ATGGCCGAAACCGAACGTGGAAAACTGAAAGTATTCATAGGATACGCAGCCGGGGTCGGCAAGACCTACAAGATGCTCGAGGAAGCGCAGGCGCTGAAATCCCAGCATCTTGATGTGGTCATCGGTTACTTTGAACCCCATGGGCGCAAAGACACCATTGCCAAAACGGAGGGGCTGGAGATCGTTCCCCGGCAGGCCATCTCGTATCGCGGCTCCGTCTTCGAGGAGATGGACACCGATGCGATTCTGGCCAGGCGTCCTCAAATCTGTGCGGTCGATGAATATGCCCACACTAATGTGCCGGGATCGGAACGAGTGAAGCGTTGGGAGGACATCGAGGTATTGCTCAGCGCTGGAATTCACGTCCTGACGACGATGAACATCCAGCACCTCGAGAGTCTGAATGACCAGATCCGGCAGATCACCGGCATACGCGTGCGTGAAACCATCCCCGACTGGGTTGTAAATCGGGCCGACGAGATAGTGATTGTCGATCTCACGCCGCGAGCCTTGCTGCACCGCCTTGAGCGCGGCGTCATCTACGACCGCGAAAAGGCTGAACGCGCCCGGGAGAACTTTTTCCGGGAATCGAATCTTGTGGCCCTGCGCGAGCTGGCCCTGCGTGAGACCGCCCACGAGTTGGAACACCGTGTCGTGGCGGATGGCGGCATGGGTAGCGGGGAAGGTCAGGAGGGCCAACAAAAGCGTCACAAAGTCGTTCTTCTGGCGACGGCGGACCCGCAGACCGCCATGCTGATACGCCGTGCCAAACGCATGAGCGATTTCCTTGCGGCGGAGTGTTTTGCGGTAGCCATTCAGCCGTCAGGCGATTTGAGCAGCCTGCCGGATTCCGATCGCGACCGGATCGAGCGACACCTGAACTTTGCGCGCAACCTGCGCATTGAGACCCGAATCCTCGAGGGCAAAGACGTGGCGCCGGCCCTGGTCGATTTCGCGCGTCGCAATCAGATTACGCAGATCTTTCTCGCCCGCCCCTCGGAGCGCGTGCGGGTGCCCTGGTTGTCCCACCATCTGGTGCAAAGGATCGTCAGCCTCGCCCGGGACATGCAGATCGTGATCGTCTCGGAACGCGATCCGACACCGGTCTAG
- a CDS encoding class I SAM-dependent methyltransferase, whose translation MEDYQSSFNAMNHEQRIEFAKKIFPLIGKYCNENRQYYIDIWPIAEDSGFNVVASDYYSPIPFKKDLDTAVPGEYVVDPGLLDFDIEEQKEYFSKLTIYQRELLDVPFKLEKSAEFFWVNGMFPVSDSYLYYSIIRKERPLRIIEVGSGQSTLIALRALGKNGTGRISCIEPNPDQNFNNHLRKISAANYALIIDELQNVPLSYFQELNENDILFIDSSHVVKSQSDLIYLFFDIIPALKRGVVIHFHDIFLPYDYPTSFFRYYKRFFNEEYFLAAFLINNSMFHTLFSNYYFLWKETEFYLAEMSALLESIEKSAVETGEKFSARALSSSEEMPLCSYVMGGSYWMKRELVPAS comes from the coding sequence ATGGAAGATTATCAAAGTTCGTTTAACGCCATGAATCATGAGCAACGCATTGAGTTCGCTAAGAAGATATTTCCGCTTATTGGAAAGTACTGTAATGAAAACAGGCAGTATTACATCGATATATGGCCAATCGCTGAAGATTCGGGATTCAATGTAGTGGCATCGGATTATTACTCTCCCATACCATTCAAGAAGGATCTTGATACGGCTGTTCCAGGGGAATATGTGGTAGATCCCGGGCTGCTGGATTTCGATATTGAAGAACAAAAGGAGTATTTCTCAAAGTTGACGATCTACCAGAGAGAATTATTGGATGTTCCATTCAAACTCGAGAAGAGTGCCGAGTTTTTCTGGGTAAACGGGATGTTTCCCGTTTCTGATTCCTATTTGTATTACTCAATAATTCGAAAAGAGAGGCCTCTGCGGATCATCGAGGTCGGCTCAGGACAGTCGACGTTGATCGCCCTCAGGGCGCTGGGCAAGAACGGGACCGGCAGGATTTCCTGTATCGAGCCGAATCCCGATCAGAATTTCAACAATCATTTGAGAAAAATCTCGGCCGCGAATTACGCACTTATCATCGATGAGCTGCAGAATGTCCCGCTATCGTATTTCCAGGAACTGAATGAAAACGATATTTTGTTCATTGACAGCTCGCATGTGGTCAAGTCCCAATCGGATCTGATTTACCTTTTTTTCGACATAATTCCCGCGCTGAAACGCGGAGTCGTAATTCACTTTCATGACATTTTTCTTCCCTACGATTATCCGACGAGTTTCTTCCGTTATTACAAGAGGTTTTTTAATGAAGAATATTTTCTTGCGGCTTTTTTGATCAACAACAGCATGTTTCATACATTATTTTCCAATTACTATTTCCTGTGGAAGGAAACTGAGTTTTATCTGGCGGAAATGAGTGCCTTGCTTGAGTCCATAGAGAAATCCGCAGTGGAAACCGGTGAAAAGTTCTCTGCCAGAGCTCTGTCTTCCTCGGAGGAAATGCCGCTTTGTTCTTATGTGATGGGAGGGAGCTACTGGATGAAAAGAGAGTTGGTTCCTGCATCATAG